One Podospora pseudopauciseta strain CBS 411.78 chromosome 5 map unlocalized CBS411.78m_5, whole genome shotgun sequence DNA window includes the following coding sequences:
- a CDS encoding uncharacterized protein (COG:Q; EggNog:ENOG503NU2V), whose amino-acid sequence MMESLISTFTSLLGLGPIKFNPSTSKPSLQGKTILITGGNSGLGKATIQTLLQHSPSPPARIWLASRDIDRIQSAINEITATVPLASTIIVPLILDLASLQSAKDAAERVLKESERLDIMILNAGVMAMPVGVTQDGYEVHWGINHMGHAALTKLLMPLLLKTVEIQEEKDVRIVAVSSGGHRSSPKIDFAKVKTDMKTSFWWTRYAESKLANILWMKALAKEYPQIKCVSLHPGVVSTNIGGATISKYRLTRIGDWLFRWMLTKPEVGCLNQLWAAVGPSEEVETGEYYHPVGVKGCGSVMTKDQGLVMKLLEWTEEELKVHGI is encoded by the exons ATGATGGAGTCCCTTATATCTACTTTCACCTCTCTCCTCGGCCTAGGCCCCATCAAATTTaacccctcaacctccaaaccctccctcCAAGGTAaaaccatcctcatcacagGCGGCAACTCCGGTCTCGGCAAAGCCACCATCCAgaccctcctccagcactcaccatctccccccgcCCGGATCTGGCTCGCATCTCGAGATATCGACAGAATCCAGTCTGCCATAAATGAGATTACAGCCACGGTTCCCTTGGCCTCGACTATCATTGTTCCCCTCATTCTTGACTTGGCCTCACTGCAGTCAGCGAAAGATGCCGCTGAAAGGGTCCTCAAGGAGTCTGAAAGACTGGATATTATGATTCTCAATGCAGGCGTGATGGCGATGCCAGTCGGTGTGACGCAAGATGGGTATGAGGTTCATTGGGGGATTAATCACATGGGACATGCGGCTCTGACAAAGCTGTTGAtgcctcttctcctcaaaACGGTTGAGAttcaagaagaaaaggatgTCAGGATTGTGGCTGTGAGCTCGGGTGGTCACAGATCTTCGCCGAAGATTGACTTTGCAAAGGTCAAAACAGATATGAAGACGAGCTTTTGGTG GACAAGGTACGCAGAGAGCAAACTGGCCAACATTCTGTGGATGAAAGCCCTGGCGAAAGAATATCCCCAGATCAAGTGTGTCTCACTCCACCCCGGAGTGGTGAGCACAAACATAGGAGGGGCAACTATCAGCAAATACCGACTTACCAGAATTGGTGACTGGTTGTTTCGGTGGATGCTAACCAAACCTGAGGTGGGATGTCTGAATCAGCTTTGGGCTGCAGTTGGCCCATCTGAGGAGGTGGAAACGGGAGAGTATTATCATCCTGTTGGGGTGAAGGGGTGTGGTTCAGTCATGACAAAAGACCAAGGGCTGGTTATGAAGTTGCTTGAAtggacggaggaggagctaaAGGTTCATGGTATCTGA